Within the Salinimonas marina genome, the region TTTTGGTTTTGGCGTTAGTTTGCACTACCCTGTATACGACAATGATGTCTACGGTGTTAACCCTGCTCACGCGATTTTTGAAGGCCCTTATGGCTCAACAGGTAGCAACTTTCAAGGGACGTATTTTTCTCATGGTGCTGTTTCTGGTCTAGAGATAAACGCACTTATTGTTGACGAGCTGACCTCAGATATTGTACTAGGTGATATGTTTTACGGCACTGGTTACGCTGTTTTCGGTGGTATGACTACTTCAAACTTCCAGACGCCAAACGCCTTCGAATTACGACAAAATATTCTTCATTATGCTACAAATGTGCAAACCACTGATGTTCCTGAACCTTCAACATTAGTCATTTTTTCATTAGGCTTATTGGGCCTGGCTTCTCGTAAATATAAAAAATAAGTTTAACTTAAGGCAGTTAATTTTTTGAAAACACTGATCATATGGTCAGTGTTTTTTTTAATCATATAAGTCAGTTTATCTTGAGATACCACATCGTAGTTACAACTGTACAGTTCAGAGAACTAACTAAAACCTTACTAAATACGAATTCTTACTCTTGCCCTCGTTTTTGGATTTAACGCCGCAGGGTCTAAAGAGAGGAGAAATTTCACTGAAAACAAAAAGCCCGCTATTGAAAGCGGGCTTTGGCTATAGGACCGCACCGTCTAAGAACGTAAAACATCTTTCATGTGTTACGCCTGTTCCGGTAACTGGGCATTGTGATAAATATCCTGCACATCGTCACAGTCGTTCAGCATGTCCATAAACTTTTCGAACATAGGCAGATCTTCTTCGCTGATCTGCGTCTCGGTTTGCGGAATGAAGGTGATTTCTTCGGTATCCAGGGTTAGGTCGGTGTACGCCGCATTCAGCGCTGTTTTCACATTGTTGAATTCGGTATGCGGGGCATAGACGGTAATTTTACCATTTTCACCTTCTACATCCGTCACATCGACATCGGCTTCCATTAAGACTTCCAGTACCGCATCTTCATCATCCCCGGCAAACTGAAAAACCGCCTGATGGTCAAACATATGTGACACCGAACCCTGACCGCCAATCTTGGCGCCGGTTTTGGTAAAGCAGTTGCGTACATCGGTAATGGTACGATTCGCATTATCAGTCAGACAGTCCACAATCACCATGCAATTGCCCGGGCCGAACCCTTCATAGCGCGCCGGCTCATAATTTTCGCCCGCGCCACCGGCGGCTTTGTCGATGGCCTTGTCAATAACATGCGCTGGCACCTGGTCTTTTTTGGCTTTGTCCATTAACCGGCGCAGTGACAAGTTGGTTTCAGGATCTGCGCCACCATTTTTTGCGCACACATAGATCTCTTTGCCGTACTTTGAA harbors:
- a CDS encoding PEP-CTERM sorting domain-containing protein codes for the protein MKNKLLKGVLASFALTVGGIANADVVYLDSDAGNPWGETTNEAALDGVFGAGNWTDSTFESINVTNLFSSANDFIYLEGSDLNADALELFINTNSTAMQDWVFGGGRIFINAAPNEGDGMDFGFGVSLHYPVYDNDVYGVNPAHAIFEGPYGSTGSNFQGTYFSHGAVSGLEINALIVDELTSDIVLGDMFYGTGYAVFGGMTTSNFQTPNAFELRQNILHYATNVQTTDVPEPSTLVIFSLGLLGLASRKYKK
- a CDS encoding YebC/PmpR family DNA-binding transcriptional regulator, yielding MGRAFEVRKAAMAKTAGAKTKVYSKYGKEIYVCAKNGGADPETNLSLRRLMDKAKKDQVPAHVIDKAIDKAAGGAGENYEPARYEGFGPGNCMVIVDCLTDNANRTITDVRNCFTKTGAKIGGQGSVSHMFDHQAVFQFAGDDEDAVLEVLMEADVDVTDVEGENGKITVYAPHTEFNNVKTALNAAYTDLTLDTEEITFIPQTETQISEEDLPMFEKFMDMLNDCDDVQDIYHNAQLPEQA